From a region of the Panicum virgatum strain AP13 chromosome 2K, P.virgatum_v5, whole genome shotgun sequence genome:
- the LOC120671104 gene encoding uncharacterized protein LOC120671104 isoform X3 has protein sequence MENGGEWAMENGGEWKRRLPEMVMCSTCSGFVLRNKRKPNPDEEVVAEVEKMRDMLRAVLVHGPLQMVEPAEATRKQRQILQRRRRILVATKRCPACSGSPLEPCLTRFCSLLAKKREEVSEFMALLWSDGGKEISTEDEAMVANAKSSEHKLKRSREEGSSGSKEKKKAKGDDKEGSGSSKKKAKRSNEVEGSGSKEAEMEGSGYGVLIEGIVESVGGGMKTKVQVRRVLKKIIEILDKPPVKIEREEPMKEDIELPGGDRKTKMVTQRLDEKCVDLLKNRPCPKPTPHDKYLTNRRIIDAITAMDKVDRLFHGYLQYQSIIQGYAEYQLEVPGDEGDDWKLA, from the exons ATGGAGAACGGGGGTGAGTGGGCGATGGAGAACGGGGGTGAGTGGAAGCGGAGGTTACCAGAGATGGTCATGTGTTCCACTTGCTCCGGATTTGTGTTGAGGAACAAGCGCAAGCCTAACCCTGacgaggaggtggtggcggaaGTCGAGAAGATGCGGGACATGCTGAGGGCGGTGCTGGTGCACGGGCCCCTCCAGATGGTGGAGCCGGCTGAGGCGACCAGGAAGCAGCGGCAGATtttgcagaggaggaggaggatcctGGTGGCGACCAAGAGGTGCCCGGCTTGCTCCGGTTCGCCGTTAGAGCCGTGCCTGACTCGCTTCTGTTCGCTGTTAGCGAAGAAGCGGGAGGAGGTCAGCGAGTTCATGGCCCTCCTTTGGTCGGATGGCGGGAAGGAGATTTCGACGGAGGACGAGGCGATGGTGGCAAACGCCAAATCGTCGGAGCACAAGTTGAAGCGATCGAGGGAGGAGGGCAGCAGCGGAtcgaaggagaagaagaaggccaaGGGTGATGATAAGGAAGGCAGCGGATCGTCGAAGAAGAAGGCTAAGAGATCGAACGAg GTGGAGGGCAGTGGATCGAAGGAGGCGGAGATGGAGGGCAGCGGATATGGGGTGTTGATTGAGGGCATCGTCGAATCAGTCGGTGGAGGTATGAAGACTAAGGTGCAGGTTAGGAGGGTGCTCAAGAAGATTATTGAGATTTTGGATAAGCCCCCTGTCAAGATTGAACGGGAGGAGCCAATGAAGGAGGACATTGAATTGCCCGGTGGAGATAGGAAGACTAAGATGGTGACTCAGAGGTTGGACGAGAAGTGCGTTGATCTTTTGAAGAATCGGCCCTGTCCCAAGCCTACCCCCCACGATAAGTATTTGACGAACCGACGTATTATTGATGCTATAACTGCCATGGATAAGGTTGATCGCTTGTTCCATGGGTACTTGCAATACCAGTCCATCATCCAGGGGTATGCTGAGTACCAGCTGGAGGTCCCGGGTGACGAAGGTGATGACTGGAAGTTGGC GTAG
- the LOC120671177 gene encoding uncharacterized protein LOC120671177 yields the protein MPEVHTRREWIMHPLPRHLVLTGPELIQAFVHRKNHDSDMIDGAIRRLNQMDATIFSSGHPARWRHFLESDFAMNSLAGYNPELILTVYNQFVNVDYSVPSCQMLIIPVLVDTIWCAYMFDTYFSELHILDPAHSTERYKLHQQLHPILDDSLRKCLTSFYQGWSLEPLDQWKLKYPQLEPVFNSDDCGTIMLHYARNYNGMYLDEPLNEENIAHAGHSLMLEILYLEGNTAALPQAVAEIFRS from the exons ATGCCGGAGGTACATACAAGACG CGAATGGATCATGCATCCGTTACCAAGGCACTTGGTTCTTACTGGACCAGAGCTTATACAGGCTTTTGTCCATCGAAAAAATCACGATTCGGATATGATTGATGGTGCTATTCGACGTCTAAACCAGATGGATGCAACCATTTTTTCCTCCGGCCACCCTGCGCGCTGGCGCCACTTCTTAGAATCGGATTTTGCA ATGAACTCGCTGGCTGGCTACAACCCTGAGCTCATTCTCACGGTTTACAACCAGTTTGTCAATGTTGATTATTCTGTTCCTAGTTGCCAGATG TTGATAATCCCAGTACTGGTTGACACTATATGGTGCGCTTACATGTTTGACACCTATTTTTCGGAGCTGCACATTCTTGACCCTGCCCACAGTACCGAACGGTACAAGCTGCACCAACAACTACACCCGATATTGGATGACTCGCTCCGCAAATGCTTGACCTCATTTTACCAAGGGTGGTCCCTGGAACCATTAGACCAATGGAAGTTGAAATATCCTCAGCTTGAACCTGTTTTTAACAG TGATGATTGCGGCACCATTATGCTTCACTATGCTCGCAACTACAATGGAATGTACCTGGATGAACCACTGAATGAG GAAAACATTGCCCACGCTGGCCACTCTCTGATGCTTGAGATTCTATACCTGGAAGGCAATACTGCAGCGCTCCCTCAGGCTGTTGCGGAGATCTTCCGGTCTTGA
- the LOC120671155 gene encoding protein FAR-RED IMPAIRED RESPONSE 1-like isoform X1, whose product MWTNSRSRMQYEHFGDVVSFDTTFKTNRYDMPFGLFVGVNNHFQTVLLGGVLMTDEKIESFIWVFREFASVMGGQAPKTILTDQCRAMDVAIAEEWPDTVHRWCKWHVLKRVKECVGPKYTSNKEFRDKFHLMLNEMLTTDEFESSWVILLKEYGLEKNAFLTQIYETRHKWVKSYFKGVFCAQMTSTQRSESANHMLKNILSPNCPLHHFIQQYMKMQYIRDEDEYYEERRNKLNSKKLATGGPLAVQAHNTYTLKVFALFIQLKEDSEFYRSIEVIPGEEYIAEHYDLSRVPRWCKGRYRVQASCAGTKYVCECGLFEHFGLPCSYILRVLISNGVERIPDSLILQRWTVGARHIVPEGLSQYKKDNPALLAQTYRHSSLMLKALRFVEMGDSNVQSHTMAMKLIDDAIEALKEVSREKDGLGLSHKPRDAVQANEEEEEFVEFPQRVPKKKSERGRPSSRRPRAGHEKLSRRPRFCSICRSDKHTMQNCPDRDNSTKKTRKPPTCSGCGVTGHSVDRCRGRQQQLVPAEFIFL is encoded by the exons ATGTGGACAAATAGCCGAAGCAGGATGCAGTACGAGCATTTTGGTGATGTGGTCAGTTTCGATACAACATTCAAGACCAACCGCTATGATATGCCTTTTGGATTATTTGTTGGAGTCAATAATCATTTCCAAACGGTCCTGCTTGGAGGCGTGCTAATGACTGATGAGAAAATTGAGAGCTTCATATGGGTGTTCAGGGAATTCGCATCGGTGATGGGTGGGCAAGCGCCGAAAACTATATTGACAG ATCAATGCAGAGCAATGGATGTAGCGATTGCAGAGGAGTGGCCTGACACGGTGCATCGTTGgtgcaagtggcatgttttgaAAAGAGTAAAAGAATGTGTAGGACCTAAGTATACTAGTAACAAGGAATTTCGTGACAAATTTCATCTTATGCTGAATGAGATGTTAACTACAGATGAGTTTGAAAGTAGCTGGGTCATCTTACTGAAGGAATATGGTCTAGAAAAAAATGCTTTCTTGACTCAAATTTATGAAACCAGGCATAAATGGGTGAAGAGCTACTTCAAGGGTGTTTTTTGTGCACAGATGACTAGCACACAAAGAAGTGAGAGTGCTAATCATATGCTAAAGAATATACTTTCACCAAACTGTCCTTTGCATCATTTTATACAGCAGTACATGAAGATGCAATACATCAGAGATGAAGATGAGTACTACGAGGAAAGGCGTAACAAGCTG AATTCCAAGAAACTTGCAACTGGAGGGCCTCTAGCAGTACAGGCGCACAACACTTATACTCTTAAAGTATTTGCATTATTTATACAGCTGAAAGAGGATTCAGAGTTCTACAGAAGTATAGAAGTTATAC CCGGGGAGGAATATATTGCTGAGCACTATGATCTTAGTCGTGTGCCGCGATGGTGCAAAGGGCGTTACAGAGTGCAGGCCTCCTGTGCTGGGACAAAATATGTGTGCGAGTGTGGGCTATTCGAGCATTTTGGTTTACCTTGCAGCTATATATTACGG GTTTTGATCAGTAATGGAGTGGAGAGAATTCCAGATTCCTTGATTCTGCAGCGCTGGACTGTGGGTGCACGGCATATTGTCCCGGAGGGCCTTTCCCAATACAAGAAGGACAATCCTGCACTATTGGCACAAACATACAGACATTCTTCTTTAAtgctgaaagctcttcgattcgtAGAGATGGGAGATAGCAATGTGCAGAGTCACACCATGGCTATGAAGCTGATTGATGATGCTATAGAGGCTTTAAAAGAAGTTTCCAGAGAGAAAGATGGTCTGGGATTGTCTCATAAGCCAAGAGATGCAGTGCAGGCaaacgaagaagaggaagaatttGTTGAATTTCCGCAGCGGGTGCCGAAGAAGAAAAGTGAACGTGGCCGACCTTCAAGCAGAAGGCCCCGAGCTGGGCATGAGAAGCTATCTCGGCGTCCGCGGTTCTGCAGCATATGCCGTAGCGACAAGCATACCATGCAAAACTGCCCCGACCGGGACAATAGCACGAAGAAGACAAGGAAGCCaccaacttgcagcggctgtGGGGTCACGGGGCACTCAGTGGACCGTTGTCGTGGTAGGCAGCAACAGCTTGTTCCTGCTGAGTTCATATTCCTTTAG
- the LOC120671104 gene encoding uncharacterized protein LOC120671104 isoform X4 — translation MENGGEWAMENGGEWKRRLPEMVMCSTCSGFVLRNKRKPNPDEEVVAEVEKMRDMLRAVLVHGPLQMVEPAEATRKQRQILQRRRRILVATKRCPACSGSPLEPCLTRFCSLLAKKREEVSEFMALLWSDGGKEISTEDEAMVANAKSSEHKLKRSREEGSSGSKEKKKAKGDDKEGSGSSKKKAKRSNEVEGSGSKEAEMEGSGYGVLIEGIVESVGGGMKTKVQVRRVLKKIIEILDKPPVKIEREEPMKEDIELPGGDRKTKMVTQRLDEKCVDLLKNRPCPKPTPHDKYLTNRRIIDAITAMDKVDRLFHGYLQYQSIIQGYAEYQLEVPGDEGDDWKLV, via the exons ATGGAGAACGGGGGTGAGTGGGCGATGGAGAACGGGGGTGAGTGGAAGCGGAGGTTACCAGAGATGGTCATGTGTTCCACTTGCTCCGGATTTGTGTTGAGGAACAAGCGCAAGCCTAACCCTGacgaggaggtggtggcggaaGTCGAGAAGATGCGGGACATGCTGAGGGCGGTGCTGGTGCACGGGCCCCTCCAGATGGTGGAGCCGGCTGAGGCGACCAGGAAGCAGCGGCAGATtttgcagaggaggaggaggatcctGGTGGCGACCAAGAGGTGCCCGGCTTGCTCCGGTTCGCCGTTAGAGCCGTGCCTGACTCGCTTCTGTTCGCTGTTAGCGAAGAAGCGGGAGGAGGTCAGCGAGTTCATGGCCCTCCTTTGGTCGGATGGCGGGAAGGAGATTTCGACGGAGGACGAGGCGATGGTGGCAAACGCCAAATCGTCGGAGCACAAGTTGAAGCGATCGAGGGAGGAGGGCAGCAGCGGAtcgaaggagaagaagaaggccaaGGGTGATGATAAGGAAGGCAGCGGATCGTCGAAGAAGAAGGCTAAGAGATCGAACGAg GTGGAGGGCAGTGGATCGAAGGAGGCGGAGATGGAGGGCAGCGGATATGGGGTGTTGATTGAGGGCATCGTCGAATCAGTCGGTGGAGGTATGAAGACTAAGGTGCAGGTTAGGAGGGTGCTCAAGAAGATTATTGAGATTTTGGATAAGCCCCCTGTCAAGATTGAACGGGAGGAGCCAATGAAGGAGGACATTGAATTGCCCGGTGGAGATAGGAAGACTAAGATGGTGACTCAGAGGTTGGACGAGAAGTGCGTTGATCTTTTGAAGAATCGGCCCTGTCCCAAGCCTACCCCCCACGATAAGTATTTGACGAACCGACGTATTATTGATGCTATAACTGCCATGGATAAGGTTGATCGCTTGTTCCATGGGTACTTGCAATACCAGTCCATCATCCAGGGGTATGCTGAGTACCAGCTGGAGGTCCCGGGTGACGAAGGTGATGACTGGAAG TTGGTGTAG
- the LOC120671104 gene encoding uncharacterized protein LOC120671104 isoform X2 encodes MENGGEWAMENGGEWKRRLPEMVMCSTCSGFVLRNKRKPNPDEEVVAEVEKMRDMLRAVLVHGPLQMVEPAEATRKQRQILQRRRRILVATKRCPACSGSPLEPCLTRFCSLLAKKREEVSEFMALLWSDGGKEISTEDEAMVANAKSSEHKLKRSREEGSSGSKEKKKAKGDDKEGSGSSKKKAKRSNEVEGSGSKEAEMEGSGYGVLIEGIVESVGGGMKTKVQVRRVLKKIIEILDKPPVKIEREEPMKEDIELPGGDRKTKMVTQRLDEKCVDLLKNRPCPKPTPHDKYLTNRRIIDAITAMDKVDRLFHGYLQYQSIIQGYAEYQLEVPGDEGDDWKLV; translated from the exons ATGGAGAACGGGGGTGAGTGGGCGATGGAGAACGGGGGTGAGTGGAAGCGGAGGTTACCAGAGATGGTCATGTGTTCCACTTGCTCCGGATTTGTGTTGAGGAACAAGCGCAAGCCTAACCCTGacgaggaggtggtggcggaaGTCGAGAAGATGCGGGACATGCTGAGGGCGGTGCTGGTGCACGGGCCCCTCCAGATGGTGGAGCCGGCTGAGGCGACCAGGAAGCAGCGGCAGATtttgcagaggaggaggaggatcctGGTGGCGACCAAGAGGTGCCCGGCTTGCTCCGGTTCGCCGTTAGAGCCGTGCCTGACTCGCTTCTGTTCGCTGTTAGCGAAGAAGCGGGAGGAGGTCAGCGAGTTCATGGCCCTCCTTTGGTCGGATGGCGGGAAGGAGATTTCGACGGAGGACGAGGCGATGGTGGCAAACGCCAAATCGTCGGAGCACAAGTTGAAGCGATCGAGGGAGGAGGGCAGCAGCGGAtcgaaggagaagaagaaggccaaGGGTGATGATAAGGAAGGCAGCGGATCGTCGAAGAAGAAGGCTAAGAGATCGAACGAg GTGGAGGGCAGTGGATCGAAGGAGGCGGAGATGGAGGGCAGCGGATATGGGGTGTTGATTGAGGGCATCGTCGAATCAGTCGGTGGAGGTATGAAGACTAAGGTGCAGGTTAGGAGGGTGCTCAAGAAGATTATTGAGATTTTGGATAAGCCCCCTGTCAAGATTGAACGGGAGGAGCCAATGAAGGAGGACATTGAATTGCCCGGTGGAGATAGGAAGACTAAGATGGTGACTCAGAGGTTGGACGAGAAGTGCGTTGATCTTTTGAAGAATCGGCCCTGTCCCAAGCCTACCCCCCACGATAAGTATTTGACGAACCGACGTATTATTGATGCTATAACTGCCATGGATAAGGTTGATCGCTTGTTCCATGGGTACTTGCAATACCAGTCCATCATCCAGGGGTATGCTGAGTACCAGCTGGAGGTCCCGGGTGACGAAG GTGATGACTGGAAGTTGGTGTAG
- the LOC120671167 gene encoding uncharacterized protein LOC120671167, whose translation MDPLHPISLSPQTLPGPPSVPRRLISTHPPPHPDGRGPYGDTGVMAPEKPGGPKLRPVDGEGARRRQELIPGGEGRLVAADAPLRGFFGAGGGECKGVLVKVASSSSAAVRQESRTSSVVSLQRVAAGDPPLPSLLGPDGGDSDAAVVKVTSSSSADVRPGRPISSVHLLQSLNSCSGKGNNDFSWVEGMLTEDISRVTLIEPNAALDLNVSCGSESSNQWTGVSEIVHRGVLSGVPGCAHNIGGQPGREACESIDCGVNSESNRGRWRPQDVCSAIKECSRDGPLRENINPEVSKKLDFNPVVAACNGGVKSAAQDIIVVADASAVGETGYCRDMLDLKMLFLTTMGRVSWLRSAQCRKTQVSRSQQCNLLCLVTNSLRGKEGTQQVVARTIGFLSLGRPVRCNKH comes from the exons ATGGATCCACTCCATCCTATCTCGCTCTCCCCCCAAACACTACCTGGGCCTCCCTCAGTTCCACGTCGTCTCATTTCCACTcatcccccaccccaccccgacGGGCGCGGCCCGTACGGCGACACAGGAGTCATGGCGCCCGAGAAACCCGGCGGCCCCAAGCTCCGCCCAGTGGATGGAGAAGGGGCAAGACGTCGGCAAGAGTTGATTCCTGGAGGAGAGGGTAGGCTTGTAGCAGCAGATGCGCCTCTCCGCGGATTCTTTGGTGCAGGAGGTGGGGAATGCAAAGGTGTGCTAGTGAAGGTTGCTTCATCTTCTTCAGCAGCTGTTCGTCAAGAGAGCCGCACTTCATCCGTTGTGTCGTTGCAGAG GGTTGCTGCCGGAGATCCGCCTCTCCCCAGCTTGCTTGGTCCGGACGGTGGAGACTCGGATGCTGCGGTCGTCAAGGTTACTTCATCTTCTTCAGCAGATGTTCGTCCGGGGAGACCAATTTCATCAGTCCACTTGTTGCAGAG CTTGAATTCTTGCAGCGGTAAAGGGAATAATGATTTTTCATGGGTGGAGGGCATGCTAACTGAGGATATAAGCAGAGTCACACTGATAGAGCCAAATGCTGCACTTGATTTGAATGTCTCTTGTGGCAG TGAATCAAGCAACCAATGGACTGGAGTGAGTGAAATTGTACATCGGGGGGTGTTGTCTGGGGTACCAGGATGTGCGCA TAATATTGGGGGTCAACCTGGCAGAGAAGCTTGCGAATCCATTGATTGTGGAGTGAATAGTGAGAG cAACAGAGGGAGATGGAGGCCACAAGATGTTTGTTCAGCTATCAAAGAATGTTCCAG AGATGGTCCTTTGAGGGAAAATATTAATCCTGAAGTATCAAAGAAACTGGATTTCAATCCTGTAGTAGCAGCGTGCAACGGGGGAGTAAAATCAGCAGCACAGGATATAATTGTAGTAGCAGATGCGAG TGCGGTTGGGGAAACCGGGTATTGCCGAGATATGTTGGACTTAAAAATGTTATTCCTGACGACAATGGGTCGGGTGAGTTGGTTGCGGAGTGCTCAGTGCAGAAAGACGCAAGTATCTCGATCGCAGCAGTGCAATCTGCTGTGTCTGGTCACAAACAGCTTGCGTGGAAAAGAAG GAACACAACAAGTGGTGGCCCGGACTATAGGGTTCCTGTCCCTGGGAAGGCCAGTGCGCTGCAACAAGCATTGA
- the LOC120671104 gene encoding uncharacterized protein LOC120671104 isoform X1: MENGGEWAMENGGEWKRRLPEMVMCSTCSGFVLRNKRKPNPDEEVVAEVEKMRDMLRAVLVHGPLQMVEPAEATRKQRQILQRRRRILVATKRCPACSGSPLEPCLTRFCSLLAKKREEVSEFMALLWSDGGKEISTEDEAMVANAKSSEHKLKRSREEGSSGSKEKKKAKGDDKEGSGSSKKKAKRSNEVEGSGSKEAEMEGSGYGVLIEGIVESVGGGMKTKVQVRRVLKKIIEILDKPPVKIEREEPMKEDIELPGGDRKTKMVTQRLDEKCVDLLKNRPCPKPTPHDKYLTNRRIIDAITAMDKVDRLFHGYLQYQSIIQGYAEYQLEVPGDEGDDWKLA, translated from the exons ATGGAGAACGGGGGTGAGTGGGCGATGGAGAACGGGGGTGAGTGGAAGCGGAGGTTACCAGAGATGGTCATGTGTTCCACTTGCTCCGGATTTGTGTTGAGGAACAAGCGCAAGCCTAACCCTGacgaggaggtggtggcggaaGTCGAGAAGATGCGGGACATGCTGAGGGCGGTGCTGGTGCACGGGCCCCTCCAGATGGTGGAGCCGGCTGAGGCGACCAGGAAGCAGCGGCAGATtttgcagaggaggaggaggatcctGGTGGCGACCAAGAGGTGCCCGGCTTGCTCCGGTTCGCCGTTAGAGCCGTGCCTGACTCGCTTCTGTTCGCTGTTAGCGAAGAAGCGGGAGGAGGTCAGCGAGTTCATGGCCCTCCTTTGGTCGGATGGCGGGAAGGAGATTTCGACGGAGGACGAGGCGATGGTGGCAAACGCCAAATCGTCGGAGCACAAGTTGAAGCGATCGAGGGAGGAGGGCAGCAGCGGAtcgaaggagaagaagaaggccaaGGGTGATGATAAGGAAGGCAGCGGATCGTCGAAGAAGAAGGCTAAGAGATCGAACGAg GTGGAGGGCAGTGGATCGAAGGAGGCGGAGATGGAGGGCAGCGGATATGGGGTGTTGATTGAGGGCATCGTCGAATCAGTCGGTGGAGGTATGAAGACTAAGGTGCAGGTTAGGAGGGTGCTCAAGAAGATTATTGAGATTTTGGATAAGCCCCCTGTCAAGATTGAACGGGAGGAGCCAATGAAGGAGGACATTGAATTGCCCGGTGGAGATAGGAAGACTAAGATGGTGACTCAGAGGTTGGACGAGAAGTGCGTTGATCTTTTGAAGAATCGGCCCTGTCCCAAGCCTACCCCCCACGATAAGTATTTGACGAACCGACGTATTATTGATGCTATAACTGCCATGGATAAGGTTGATCGCTTGTTCCATGGGTACTTGCAATACCAGTCCATCATCCAGGGGTATGCTGAGTACCAGCTGGAGGTCCCGGGTGACGAAGGTGATGACTGGAAGTTGGCGTAG
- the LOC120671155 gene encoding protein FAR-RED IMPAIRED RESPONSE 1-like isoform X2 codes for MWTNSRSRMQYEHFGDVVSFDTTFKTNRYDMPFGLFVGVNNHFQTVLLGGVLMTDEKIESFIWVFREFASVMGGQAPKTILTDQCRAMDVAIAEEWPDTVHRWCKWHVLKRVKECVGPKYTSNKEFRDKFHLMLNEMLTTDEFESSWVILLKEYGLEKNAFLTQIYETRHKWVKSYFKGVFCAQMTSTQRSESANHMLKNILSPNCPLHHFIQQYMKMQYIRDEDEYYEERRNKLVLISNGVERIPDSLILQRWTVGARHIVPEGLSQYKKDNPALLAQTYRHSSLMLKALRFVEMGDSNVQSHTMAMKLIDDAIEALKEVSREKDGLGLSHKPRDAVQANEEEEEFVEFPQRVPKKKSERGRPSSRRPRAGHEKLSRRPRFCSICRSDKHTMQNCPDRDNSTKKTRKPPTCSGCGVTGHSVDRCRGRQQQLVPAEFIFL; via the exons ATGTGGACAAATAGCCGAAGCAGGATGCAGTACGAGCATTTTGGTGATGTGGTCAGTTTCGATACAACATTCAAGACCAACCGCTATGATATGCCTTTTGGATTATTTGTTGGAGTCAATAATCATTTCCAAACGGTCCTGCTTGGAGGCGTGCTAATGACTGATGAGAAAATTGAGAGCTTCATATGGGTGTTCAGGGAATTCGCATCGGTGATGGGTGGGCAAGCGCCGAAAACTATATTGACAG ATCAATGCAGAGCAATGGATGTAGCGATTGCAGAGGAGTGGCCTGACACGGTGCATCGTTGgtgcaagtggcatgttttgaAAAGAGTAAAAGAATGTGTAGGACCTAAGTATACTAGTAACAAGGAATTTCGTGACAAATTTCATCTTATGCTGAATGAGATGTTAACTACAGATGAGTTTGAAAGTAGCTGGGTCATCTTACTGAAGGAATATGGTCTAGAAAAAAATGCTTTCTTGACTCAAATTTATGAAACCAGGCATAAATGGGTGAAGAGCTACTTCAAGGGTGTTTTTTGTGCACAGATGACTAGCACACAAAGAAGTGAGAGTGCTAATCATATGCTAAAGAATATACTTTCACCAAACTGTCCTTTGCATCATTTTATACAGCAGTACATGAAGATGCAATACATCAGAGATGAAGATGAGTACTACGAGGAAAGGCGTAACAAGCTG GTTTTGATCAGTAATGGAGTGGAGAGAATTCCAGATTCCTTGATTCTGCAGCGCTGGACTGTGGGTGCACGGCATATTGTCCCGGAGGGCCTTTCCCAATACAAGAAGGACAATCCTGCACTATTGGCACAAACATACAGACATTCTTCTTTAAtgctgaaagctcttcgattcgtAGAGATGGGAGATAGCAATGTGCAGAGTCACACCATGGCTATGAAGCTGATTGATGATGCTATAGAGGCTTTAAAAGAAGTTTCCAGAGAGAAAGATGGTCTGGGATTGTCTCATAAGCCAAGAGATGCAGTGCAGGCaaacgaagaagaggaagaatttGTTGAATTTCCGCAGCGGGTGCCGAAGAAGAAAAGTGAACGTGGCCGACCTTCAAGCAGAAGGCCCCGAGCTGGGCATGAGAAGCTATCTCGGCGTCCGCGGTTCTGCAGCATATGCCGTAGCGACAAGCATACCATGCAAAACTGCCCCGACCGGGACAATAGCACGAAGAAGACAAGGAAGCCaccaacttgcagcggctgtGGGGTCACGGGGCACTCAGTGGACCGTTGTCGTGGTAGGCAGCAACAGCTTGTTCCTGCTGAGTTCATATTCCTTTAG